Within the Candidatus Thorarchaeota archaeon genome, the region AGAGCGAAGCGGAATCACTGCTAGCCAAGATACAGGATTCGGTTTCTGTTCATGTAACCTCACCTTCTGGTTCAGACTTCACGCTGAATGTTAGGGGTCGGAAGTGGTTTACCGATACCAAGCTAAACTGGCGCGACATGAAATGGATGAACCTGCCGACTGGCGAAGTGTTAGTCGGGCCTGTCGAAACACAAGGCGAAGGCAAGCTTGTATCGGACCTTGCTATCGGTGGTATCGGCCCAATTGACAGCAACTTCACCATTGAGTTTGAAAATGGAAAAGTAAAGGATACCGACTGTGGCGATGATGAAGCCCTTAGGATTGTACGGGAAACCCAAGACACCGATGAGATGGCCAAGCATGTCGGTGAATTCGCATTCGGACTGAATCCAAAGGCCAGACTTGTTGAGGAATTCCTTGAATCAGAGAAACTGGGAAACGCCATCCATGTGGCCTTTGGGAACAACATGGACTACCCTGGGGAGACAGCCAACAACTCCGGCACCCATCAGGACTTCCTGGTTGATG harbors:
- a CDS encoding aminopeptidase, whose translation is MMDAKQAAANAIQAVLEGKPGESLLVVTDDVRSEVGETFAQGGLELGLWTRLLVLETEEDVYRKSVPPHLVEIANSPNPPDIYINTLRGPAQETPFRIQIIKLETRKRRSRLGHCPGITMDMLTEGALALTTEEHAKMQSEAESLLAKIQDSVSVHVTSPSGSDFTLNVRGRKWFTDTKLNWRDMKWMNLPTGEVLVGPVETQGEGKLVSDLAIGGIGPIDSNFTIEFENGKVKDTDCGDDEALRIVRETQDTDEMAKHVGEFAFGLNPKARLVEEFLESEKLGNAIHVAFGNNMDYPGETANNSGTHQDFLVDEPTVVVKLNDGTELTVMKDGKLQV